The Opisthocomus hoazin isolate bOpiHoa1 chromosome 32, bOpiHoa1.hap1, whole genome shotgun sequence genome includes a window with the following:
- the LOC142365105 gene encoding electroneutral sodium bicarbonate exchanger 1-like — translation MPVERQSQQHERAHSQQRQQLEREKDSAPTKQGYHHSPSQRVQFILGTEEDEQHVPHDLFSQLDEICVKEGEEAEWKESARWLKFEEDVEDGGERWSKPFVGTLSLHSLLELRSCITNGTVLLDVCATSMGEIADVILGQQEHSTELDEHMRARVREVLLKRHHHQKKKKRNLLLSICSYVDVSKRRSDQQTLTKPAQALTPHPSPTSAGAENGVNQEASAMDLSKAELHFLKKIPSGAEASNVLVGELAFLRQPIVAFVRLSPAVLLPGMAEVPVPTRFLFVLLGPEGKAQQYNEVGRCMASIMTDEVFHAVAYKAKNRADLVAGIEEFLDQVMVLPPGEWDPSIRIEPPKNVPSQEKRKMPGGVNDSASRSDVEKHGGPELQRTGRLFGGLVLDVKRKAPWFWSDFRDGLSLQCLASFLFLYCACMAPIITFGGLLGEATHGHICAMESLLGVSMTGVVYSLFAGQPLIILGSTGHILVFEKILYKFCKEYSLSYLSLRACIGLWTAFLCIVLVATDASSLVCYITRFTEEAFASLTCLIFIYEALKKLSHLQETYPVHTPSKLDLLTIYSCKCKAPAQPSNETLRFWESNKINVSGVTWENLTVTECQYLHGEFQGAACGHNGPYVPDVFLWCCILFLCTFVLSSLLKKFKTSRYFPTRVRCTVSDFAVFLTIVVMVLIDFVTGIPSPKLHVPHKFKPTRDDRGWFINPVGPNPWWTVLAALIPALLCTILIFMDQQITAVIVNRKEHRLKKGCGYHLDLLMVAVMLGVCSVMGLPWFVAATVLSITHVNSLKVESECSAPGEQPKFLGIREQRVTGLMSFVLMGCSVFLTSVLKFIPMPVLYGVFLYMGVSSLRGIQFFDRLKLFWMPAKHQPDFIYLRHIPLRKVHLFTLIQLICLVLLWAIKVSRAAIVFPMMVLALVFVRKAMDWCFSKRELSFLDDLMPEGRKKQLADAEEAA, via the exons ATGCCGGTGGagaggcagagccagcagcatgAGCGAGCCCACAGCCAGCAGCGTCAGCAGCTGGAGCGGGAGAAGGACTCTGCCCCGACGAAGCAGGGCTACCACC ACAGCCCGTCCCAGCGGGTGCAGTTCATCCTCGGGACCGAGGAGGACGAGCAGCACGTTCCGCACGACTTGTTCAGCCAGCTGGATGAGATCTGCGTGAAAGAGGGCGAAGAAGCCGAGTGGAAGGAATCGGCAAG GtggctgaagtttgaggaggacgTGGAAGATGGCGGCGAGCGCTGGAGCAAGCCCTTCGTGGGCACGCTGTCCTTGCACAGCCTCCTGGAGCTGAGAAGCTGCATCACCAACGGCACGGTGCTGCTGGACGTTTGTGCCACCAGCATGGGAGAGATTGCAG ACGTGATCCTGGGCCAGCAAGAGCACTCGACAGAGTTGGACGAGCACATGCGGGCGAGAGTTCGGGAAGTTCTCCTGAAGAGGCATCACcatcagaagaagaagaaaagaaaccttcTCCTGAGCATCTGCTCATATGTTGATGTGAGCAAGAGGCGGTCAGACCAGCAAACGCTCACCAAGCCGG CCCAAGCACTCACCCCTCATCCTTCTCCCACCTCCGCAGGAGCTGAAAATGGGGTGAACCAGGAGGCGAGTGCAATGGATTTAAGCAAG GCGGAGCTGCACTTCCTGAAGAAGATTCCCAGCGGGGCAGAAGCGTCCAACGTGCTCGTGGGAGAGCTGGCTTTCCTTCGCCAGCCCATCGTGGCGTTCGTCCGCCTGAGCCCGGCTGTCCTCCTCCCGGGCATGGCAGAAGTTCCCGTCCCAACAAG GTTCCTGTTTGTTTTGCTTGGGCCGGAAGGAAAAGCCCAGCAGTACAATGAGGTCGGCAGGTGCATGGCTTCTATCATGACAGATGAG GTTTTCCATGCCGTTGCCTATAAAGCCAAGAACCGGGCTGACCTCGTGGCTGGAATCGAGGAGTTTCTGGATCAGGTGATGGTCCTGCCACCAGGAGAGTGGGACCCGTCGATCCGGATCGAGCCCCCGAAGAACGTCCCTTCGCAG gaaaaaaggaagatgccAGGAGGTGTCAACGACAGTGCTTCTCGCAGCGATGTGGAGAAGCATGGTGGTCCTGAGCTGCAGCGGACGGGAAG GCTGTTTGGCGGTTTGGTGCTGGATGTGAAGCGGAAAGCCCCATGGTTCTGGAGCGACTTTCGGGATGgtctgagcctgcagtgcctggcgtccttcctcttcctctactGTGCCTGCATGGCTCCCATCATCACCTTCGGGGGACTGCTGGGGGAGGCGACCCACGGCCACATA TGTGCCATGGAGTCGCTGCTGGGCGTGTCCATGACCGGCGTGGTGTATTCGCTGTTTGCTGGCCAACCTCTGATCATCCTCGGCAGCACCGGGCACATCCTTGTGTTTGAGAAGATCCTCTACAAATTCTGCAA GGAGTACTCGCTCTCCTATCTCTCTCTGCGGGCGTGCATCGGGCTGTGGACCGCCTTCTTGTGCATAGTGCTGGTGGCCACCGACGCCAGCTCTTTGGTGTGCTACATCACCCGCTTCACTGAAGAAGCCTTCGCCTCCCTCACCTGCCTCATCTTCATCTATGAGGCTCTGAAGAAGCTGAGTCACCTGCAAGAGACCTACCCTGTGCACACACCCAGCAAACTTGACCTCCTCACCATCtacag CTGTAAGTGTAAGGCACCGGCCCAGCCCAGCAACGAAACGCTGCGTTTCTGGGAGAGCAACAAGATCAATGTGTCTGGCGTCACCTGGGAAAACCTCACGGTGACA gaatgtcagTATTTGCACGGAGAGTTCCAAGGAGCTGCCTGTGGGCACAACGGCCCCTACGTGCCTGATGTCTTCTTGTGGTGCTGCATCCTCTTCTTGTGCACCTTTGTCCTCTCGAGTTTGTTGAAGAAGTTTAAAACCAGCCGCTACTTCCCAACCAGA GTGCGGTGCACAGTGAGTGACTTTGCTGTTTTCCTCACCATCGTCGTCATGGTGCTCATCGACTTTGTTACTGGGATCCCATCACCGAAGCTCCACGTCCCCCATAAGTTCAAG CCTACCCGAGATGACCGCGGGTGGTTCATCAACCCCGTAGGACCCAACCCTTGGTGGACGGTGTTGGCTGCGCtcatcccagctctgctgtgcaccATCTTGATCTTCATGGACCAGCAGATCACTGCCGTTATTGTGAACAGGAAGGAGCACAGGCTGAAG AAAGGATGCGGGTACCACCTGGACCTCTTGATGGTGGCCGTGATGCTGGGGGTGTGCTCCGTGATGGGGCTGCCCTGGTTCGTGGCCGCGACCGTGCTGTCCATCACCCACGTGAACAGCCTGAAAGTCGAGTCTGAGTGCTCCGCTCCAGGAGAACAACCCAAGTTTCTGGGGATACGAGAGCAGAGAGTCACGGGCTTGATGAGCTTTGTGCTGATGGGCTGCTCGGTCTTCCTCACCTCTGTGTTAAAG TTCATACCAATGCCCGTGCTTTATGGCGTCTTTCTCTACATGGGGGTGTCGTCGCTCCGAGGAATTCAG TTCTTCGATCGCTTGAAGCTGTTTTGGATGCCGGCCAAACACCAGCCGGATTTCATCTACCTGCGGCACATCCCCCTGCGAAAGGTGCATCTCTTCACCTTGATCCAGCTGATCTGCCTCGTCCTGCTCTGGGCCATCAAGGTGTCCCGTGCCGCCATCGTCTTCCCCATGATG GTTTTGGCTCTCGTTTTTGTCCGCAAAGCGATGGACTGGTGCTTCTCAAAGCGAGAGCTCAGCTTTCTGGATGACCTGATGCCAgaagggaggaagaagcagctggcCGATGCTGAAGAAGCTGCCTAA